ACGGTCATTAAAATCAATTCTCCTAATTTTTCTGTATAAACATCATCTATCAAAACCAACCATCCGATTACATACTGAAGTAACCATCCAATTAAATAAGCGCAAGATCTATGATAAGGACCAACCATCCAATCACATAAGTAACGATCCAATTAAATAAGCACACGATCTATCATAATGAAAGCAAATCACCTTATCCGCATCCTTATATCTTTGCTGAGATGTAATCTTGCCCTGGGTAGATGGTGCTTTGCCAGAGTCCTTGCGGGGCCTTTTACACCTTGCTTTTTTGTTTACTGCTTTACCACTAGATGCTTTCTTCTGTTTTTCCCCTTCCTTGCCTTGTCGATGATACAACACTATATGTTCTATATGGGGCAACAAACTTAGCAAAAAATCAACGTGAACCTCCGACGGCATTTGTATTCAGTTTGATtataaaaatgaaattattAGAGATTGGACCTGTGAGATAACATGCTCGGCCTTCTTATCAAGTTCATTAGTGATCCATTCATCAATCCAAGACTTGGGAGCATTGACATGCATGTAACTGACCATGCTTTAAGCTCTGAAAGTACAGAACCTATACACAAGTGTTTTAAATATTAGCATTTACACCTTAAGATGTacatgtttttgaaaattaggaaATTTATTTGCGATACCAGCAACACGAACATGCACCCGTCGCATGTTTCCCAGTTCTCGTCTTGGAATTTTCTTATTGCATCTCGCAACCACTTTAATATCTGATACGACCAGTGGAATCTTCTTAGATTCGAGACATCCAAAATCGAAGGGAGGTGTCACGGGGAAATAGTCTGCTGGCTTGTGGGGGTAAGAAACGTCTTCAAAATCACCAGGATAAAGTATTGTCTAAAGGTCATCCTCTGTTGCTCGGTCTCCATTGGATAGGCAAAGACAAAGTCCCGCAATTGTGTTGTAGTTCTCTTCTGGAACTCTCTCTTAATTGCCAAATGCGATGCATTTTTTTCTACAGTTCTGGGATTGGGTCCCCTACGTTAACGAAATATTGTACAACAATCAGTCAATGTCaacaaagaaaaaacaaaaaccaCGCACAGGAATGATGACATCTTACATAACTTCGACTAACCTCGAGAAGGTATGCTGAATACACTGTCGATCAGTTCGGCAGTAATGCGAATGTCCCCTGCGTCGACCCTGAGAGTGTTTGAGTCCACGCCCTAGCTAGTTGGAGCATGATACTCTACTTCACATGCCATAGCGGTACCCACCGCAGGAAATCAAATCAAATGGCCTCAATCTCAGCCAACTTAGCGTGCTCATTATGCAGTtctgttgagttaagaaattaactaacaTATATGATGATGACAAATATTAGATTATTGGGCTAATTACCCAATTAGTTTTAATTGCTTTTTGTAAAGTGTTGCAGGCCAAAAATCCATATTACAGCAGCCCAGAAAAATAGacaaagaaattcaaaaattggGCTGAAAGGTAAATGAATTCAATCCAAGCCCAAGTCATCCCTCACAAGATGAATTCTCCAATGAGTAAAGCAAAAAAAGATTTAGACGGGCCAAGCAAATCAAACCCGATCCAAGCCCGTATCCATCACTCCAAGCTCATCCCTCTCATTTGCTTTTACCAAAAGCAACGTTCACTTTTCCTGTTTTGGTCAGAACTAAAAGAAAGTGAGAGAAAGATTCCTCCATAAGCTGTtcacagaagaagaaaaaaagagaaggtgAGACAAGAAAGGTTGAGGTCAAATCAGTATAatcaaaccaaatcaagcttaggCAAAGGTTAAAGGTAACCCATTTCCTATTGCATGTatattgctttcttttcttcttcacaAATCTCTGCCTGTCCAAAAATGGGATACAAGGAAAAGTTGATTTCTACTCTAATCTGCTGTGTATCTACGATCACAAGTGAGTCTTGGGGACCAAGTAACTTCTCAATGGCCAAGATCTGGGTTTACTATTAAGGAAATTTGTTTTCTGCTTTCCTATGGTCTCGGTCAACTAGAGAAGGTCAGAACCAAAGTTTCTATTATGAGGATAAATGAAAAAAAGTGAGTTGGTGGGTTGGTGAAGCACACTGCTCAAGGATTGACCTAGGGAGAGCAACCCAGCAACatgcaaaaagataaaagaagttTTGTGTTCATTCAGAAGCCAAGGAGAGATAACCCAGTGTATTAGGGTTATGTTCTGTGAAGAAGTTCTTCTACTTGGACAGTGCTCTCTTTCAAAGAAGCGTTCCGCCAaaatgaagaactgaatcagagATATGCAAATCTGGTTTATCACATAGCAAAAAGGTTGTTGAagagtcaatctccttcatgtttttaCAGAttgtattttacttttcaatgtttatctttctgtaatttcttgagtgaAAAGGCATATTGAGAGAGCTCAAGTAAAAGTCAATGAGTGGAAAGAagctgagtgatacacttgagagaaaaatCTAGAGTTatttctgatttctttaggtaaatttgtgtcttgtatcttgtacctgtgaggtacccctttcttagttgggttagcactaagaggaagagttaggtattagcatagccaatgtcaagttaggttagaacttgaatGTGAGAGGATTGTGTTTATcttgtgaaattggtgtatgtaatactttaactatagtgaaaattTCACCACAACacgtaggttgcatagcacaaggcaactgaaccaggatacatgatgGTGTTAGCTTTCCTCTTCTCTGCTCTattctattttctgatattcatgagacaaaaataaattgtttcATAAATTTTCactgctgagttcaaacagaatcagaattgaaAGTTAGCTTCAAAGGGTTAAGTTTAGTAACTTAAAAGataggcatagattcaaccccctttcTCTAAGCCTATTACAACCTTCAAGTTCTAAGTGGGTAAACAAGTTGTTAATGTAGCAAGGTGAGCATCACGTCTCAACTAATTTTGTTGAGCAAAAATTAGGATAAGAATGACGTCACAAAATATAACCAAGCATGTTCTTTTAAGGggtaagtattgttttggtccctaacgttgAGGGTCAGAATCGAAACTGTCCCCGacgtaattttttatttagaatcatccttaacgtttttttcgtattaaaatcgtcctttcaaatttttctgGACAAAAATACCCTTCATCACTACTGGCACCTTTTCCTCCACCATCGGCACTGGCACCGGCACCGGCACCAACACCAACACTAACACCAGCACTAACACCGGCACCAAAacctccacctccacctccaAGAATAACAGCATCAACAGAGAAGCATAAAATCAACAAATCAACACAAATTTAACACAAGCAGAAACAGAAAGTAACAAATCAACAAATCAacacaaattcaaaaaatccaaTAACTAAATCAACACAAGCAGAAGCACAAATTCAACAATGGAGAAGCAGAAGCAAAAACTCAagcacaaagaaaaaaattcaacaagaaagagaaacagaagtagaaaattcaaGCACAAAGCCAAATCAACAGAGAAGCACAAAGCCAAATCAGAAATTCGAAGCACAAAGAAGCAGATGCAGAAGGCAAAGCAGGACCACCGACAGCTTATGGGCGACGGAGCGATGGCGGCTGGGTAGATCGGCGGTGGCAGGAGCATGCATGACCGGCGGCGACACACTCCACGGTTGGGTAGATCGGCAGCTCGGACTCCCCTTCCCGATGACGCACTCCACGGTGACGGCAGAAGCATGCATGAAGGGAAGGCGGAGACGTCTTCCTCTAGTCGTGGTTCTGGCAGCGGCTTATGGGCAGACCGGCGACGATGAAGGTGTCGGATGGTGGCGGCGGCTATGGCGATGGACTCCTCCCCTCCCTCCCGTGTTTCCTTTCCCCCCACCCCCCACCCCAACGTGTTTCCTTTGCCCCCTCCCCCAAAACgcgcttttttatttttgttaaaattttatttttttattaaaataggggtagtttaggaattaaattaaaaattttattaaaaaggatgattttaatacaaaaaaatattaaggatgattctaaataaaaaaattacgtCGGGGACGGTTTCGATTCTGGCCCTcaacgttagggaccaaaacaatacttaccCCTTCTTTTAATCATGTAAACAATGGGATACCTTTTTATCCATCTGATTTTGTGTTCGGCCAGTGTGAAAATGGGTTGTTGGAGCACCGTGAAAATTTACTCACGCAGTAACCCCTTGAAATCTAAGTTTCTAACTCTAACAAAAGAAGCAGACAACCTGCAGCCAAATAATATCATTAATAGCATAAACTTACCTTTCAATCGATGTAACTTTAATTATTGGAGCTAGATGGCCTCAGAAGATAATACTGATGTATCGAAGCCGAAAAGAAATTATTCGCATTGAAGATTTCAGCTTATTTCTAATATCTGATATGCTTCGGAAGATTTATTGAGATCAATCCTTCAAATGTCCCTATAGTAACCATCtttatttaagataaaaaacTTATTCATGCAAACATAGCATCAACTATGAAGACCAACTGTCCAACCACATACTGAAGTAACAATGCAAATAAATAAGCGCAAGATCTATCAGAAAGACCAACCATCCAATACCCTACTAATGCGGCCATCCAAATGGCTTACGAAAATTATTAATAAACCAAGAGGAGTAGCACAGCTGTCAATTACAACCACACCAATCATCAATGAAAACTATTTTCACACAATACATCAACTTGGCAGACCAAGAAAGTAATTTTTTCATCTGGAAAAAGCCATGTGAAAAAATGAATCATAAATTAACTATCCAGTTTAGATATAATCCGGTTTGAGCATTTTGAATGAAAATGTTTACTTAACAAAcacaaactaaataaaaactgaaaaaaaaaataaaacacatcAAATGTATTCAAAGAAGCCTTCAACATAATAACATCAAAATAGCATTCACGGTCATTGAAATCAATTCTCCCGATTTTTCTGTATTAACATCATCTATCAAAACCAACCATCCGACTACATACTGAAGTAACCATCCAATTAAATAAGTCCAAGATCTATGATAAAGACCAACCATCAAATCACATAATAGAGTAGAATGTTTAGAAAGGATAAAATGCAAAAAAGACACAATTAAGGTTACGTTTCTCTTCTGAGCACGAGATTCATTGATGGCCCTAAGATGTTTTCTAATAGTCTGGAAAAAAGATGAAAGATACAAGAGTtaacttgaatctaaaaaggCTTCAAATGAAAGAATGAATACAAAAAATAGAAAGTAGACATTGTGCTGTAAATTTAGAGAAACCAAAATAAACAGAGTGAAAATGAATATATAATGAACACTAGAGGAAAGGGATTCACCTCCTTGCAATTAAGGACAACTGTTTAAAAGTTTGAATTTGGGATAGTGAGATTTCTCTAGCTTCCTAAGGCACACACAAAAAATAGTGAACATTGTATACTTATCCTACTCCTGTAGCTGGGACCAtgagtgaaaaataataaatgaaaaCATAATCAAATTTGGTATGAACAAAACAGTAGAACATAATTTTGCACCTGAAGTCCCTCAACCGTTTCTTTATATCCAGATAGCAGATATTCCCTTAGTGAAAATCTGGTGGTCCAAGCCTGAGaaaaaagttatttaattttaattacacaacaataataaaagctTTCAGGTAATGCCTTGGGTAAATAAACAAAAGCAATAtagaaagaatttgaaaatgttGTACATGCAAAATTGAAACTAAGAAAAACTTGCAAGACTAACCATCCAATATCTTACTAAAGCGACCATCCAAATGGCTTACAAAAGTTATTAATGTACTAAGTGGAGCAGCACAGCCGTCAATTACAACCACACCAATCATTAATGTAAACTATTTTCACACAATGCATCAACTTGGCAGCCCCAAAAAGCAATTTTTTTCATCTAGAAAATGCCAGGCgaataaataaatcataaattagCTATCCAATTCAGATCATAATCCGATTTGAGCATTCTGtttacttaacaaacacataccaaataaaaaatgaaagaaaaataaaacacatCAAATATATTCAAAGAAGCATTCAACATAATAACATCAAACTAGCATTCACGATCATTAAAATCAATTCTCTAAATTTTCCTGTATTGACATCATCTATCAAAACCAACCATCCGACTACATACTGAAGTAACTATccaagtaaataagctcaaaatatTGATAAATAACAACCATCCAACACCCTACTAAAGTAACTATCCAATAAGTATCAACCAAATATCAACAATGGTCAGCTAGTTTACGTCACATTGCATGCAAAGGTCCGCaccgggggggggggggatttAAAATTGTTCTGCTATATAAACAAGATTATCAAGCTTTTTTAACCATTCCCACGCTAAAGTTAAATCAATTGCAACAATCTCAACCAACATCATATTCCACATGCTCTAGGATACTAAAATTGCACTTAATACTTTCTCACCATGTAGAATCAATCATATCAGCAGCAAAACCTGGTCTGTCTATAGTACAACATGCAACAGCGATGACAAGTCATGAAATGAACAACTCAACCCACTTATCGTGGATGGTTAGCATAGTTCTGGTTATGATGTTCGTGGTGGCCCCGGTGAATGGTTCACGATTAGGCGGCAAAATTTCCAGGCTCGCGACGGGATGCTAGAGACCACGGCGTCCGAGCGAGGATAATTGGCGCTGCTGCTCGGTTCGGCGGTGACGACTCACTGGGCTGCAGTTCGGGTTGGAGGCGTTGTGCGCGGAGGCTGGGCTGCAGTGACGGTGGGATGTGCAATGGCAATAGGACGAAGGATTTGAGGCCAGCGAGGAAGGATGCTCACGGAGAAAGGTTGCCGTCCGGGGTTGCAGGTTTCGGCGCATACGGCTGGACAGCGTCCGGGGTCTGTGAAGCGAATGGGAGGGGTTTTGGGCCGGAAGGGGGAGAGGCTAATCGTCAGAGACAAAAGGGTTTGGATTAATaggaaaaaattgaaaataggGGTAAATTAGTGGTAGGATAAATTAAAACTGAACAATAGACcattagaaattaggataaatcagaattaatttattcttttaatttaaattaggcCAAATAAAGAGTTCATTgtaatcattatatatatatttcattgTCTCTCTAACAAGActctttaatatatattataaattttaattttaatacactaaaaatataaaatattttacactttTGTTCACACTGtttatatatcaaaattaaattctattttgaATAGTTGATTTGATAGCAAATTTAATAACTAAACTAATTGCAACGTGAAAGACACTACACTAGTCTTCACTGCAACTGACGATCAACAGGGGTGGAGTTCCACCTCCATGCACGGCGGTCGGCCTTGGGAGACTTCATGATCTCTCTTATCCCCTCCGTGAACATCCTCTGCTCCCTTGCATCACTGTCAAATCCAAAGTCAACCAGTCTGCTATTAATATCCATAGGTCGAATCACGATGAACATAGCATCTTTCCACATGCATTTCGCCATAGGTAGTTCCAATAACGGCACGTACCACATCTGTAACAAATACAccgcttcttctccctcttcttcttccctccaCGAATCTCTCATATCGCCAATATCATCCTCCGTCATCGATAATATTCCCTCCCTCTTTGCATCGTTCACTTTCACCTTCTTCAGCGTTGCGAACTGTGTCGCCATCTCCCTCGCTAGGCGATATCTCGAGTACGCATCTCTGAAACTCAAGTTCATGCGTTGCTCCCTCTCCTTGAACTGTGTTAGCGCCCCCGACTTCAGACACCAGTCGCCGCCACCGACGAAGTAGCGAAGCTTTTTCGAGCAGCAGAGCAATGTCCAACTCTTTAACCTGCCGCTGAATCTGGCTTTCCACTTGAAGATTTCGTCACTGGATCTTGTAATCCCGGCGTCAGTAATATCGGAATGAATCTCTACCCGGAGGTACGAGATATGGCTGAATAGTCTAAGGCGCCGACACGGAGTATCGTCGGAGGAGAAGGGGACTTCTTGTTTGTTGCTGGTGGTGGGGGCGGTAGTCGGAACATAGCAGTTTTGGAGGAGCTTGGTGGCTAAGTAATTAACGCCGGATTTAACGTGTTTTACGAAATTACCCTTGTTGTTGTGGTTCCTGTCGAGAGAGTGGGAGTTAGAAGAGCGAGGGACAATGAGAGAGAGCGATACGACATCGGTTTGGGGGATGAGAGAGGCAAGATGCTTGTTGACGGAGAAGCACCTAATAAGGGTCTTGGCATCTTTTACTTTGTTGAAGATAATAAGGATTACATCGTCTGGAAGAAGCTCAAATAGATTATTATTTGATTGGTGGTGTTTTTGTTtcaatttagaaagaaaatcCATGCCTGATGAAATTCAAACGAATGGAATGAAAATTGACAAGGTGTAAATGATTATGAAAGTTTGGGGCGGAATATCATACGGTATATAGGTATATATGTAAGGGTAAAACCGTAGAAACTTGACACCAACAATTgtttttttcttgttattatTGTATATACGGAATCTACAGATTATAGAATATCCCTGTTGCGGGATGTAGTTGAACATTTTGTTATGCTTGAGATTGTAACATTTTGTTGCCAACAATTTTCAGTTTCGTCAGCTGTTGTTTTCACATAACAGAACTTTTTGGAGATCATGTGAACAATTTGTGTTGGTAACAATTAACTTAATACCTAATTAGTTAATCAATATTTAACTAACTCTTGTGATATTAATGTACATATCAAATTATCAATTGCATTCTCCAATAAAAGCCATAAAAATTACTAATGCTATACCCACCATAAAAAgtaactttaatttatttggCGTTACCGTTATTGTAAATTTGTAATGACACATCACCATATTTAACGTTAAAAAAacgagaaaaaaataaagaaaagtatagatagacaacaaaaatactaaataatgtgAACAATGGATACATCAGATATTCAATTCATTAGATGTCCAAATGGTTATTTTAGGTGGATAATTTAAAAGTACAGtgtgtttttaatttattaagttaattttagagtttattattcacattattcacaaaaactattgtCTCACTAAAAAAgtccaaaaaataaatataaaaaagaaaactaaagaAGTGTTAACCTTTTCCCCAACTAGGGAATTAACAGAAGAAGCAAGTCTATTTATTAAAGTCTTCAAAGTTCAAACCaaaacatattaaaataaaataataacgaCGAAGATACTAGATACTAGTAATAAGGAAAAACGAAACGTGTGCCAGACTGCTAGGTTACATTTTTCCTTATTGACTTTTTTTTCTTGGGGGAAACTACAAAACAACTAACATGAAGTTATAAAATTAAGAAAGATGAAAGTGTAATTAATACTCCTCCTTTAAGCTagactatattattattagtgtGAGCATGACCATTGCCCAAATTCTTGATGGCTTCAAATCTTGGACCCTTCTCACCAAACTTGGTCTTGCCATAAAGGTTCAAGTAATCACCATAGCAATAGTGACTTGGATACAAAAGTTTAGGTGCAGGAGCAATAATGGCATCGCCAATTGGATTATAGAAACTTGCCATTGAAAGCCTGCTACCATCTTTATCAGGCATGACCCTGTGCACAACACTCTTGTACAATCCATTGCTTAGAACTTCAATTTGGTCGCCAGTGTTGACAAATATGGCATTGTTCTTGGATGGTGGAATCTCAACCCATTTACCAtctttgtagaattcaaggcCTCCAACTTTGTCATCTTGGAGCAACAGAATGATGCCACCTGTATCCATTGACACAGTAACAATATATCAAaccattttaataataataataataataataataataatttatagaCCAAACTTAGTAGTTGGTACTCAAATGGTTTGTTATTGattttctttataaaatatatactattGACATCAATTGCTAAAATGATTAGAACATTAATACTACTGAAACATTCCATAATTTCCCTATATTATATTCTGGACGGCTATAGTATACCTGCATCCGTGTGCTCCCTTAGGCCTCTAACAAGCTTTGGGTTTGGACATTGAGGATATTTGGCCACTTTTGTACCCATGACTGGTCCAATGCCATTAGGACTAGAGaatgatttttttatgaaagTTTTCTCCAAGCCAAGGTTCTCACTCATGAGCTCAGATAGTTTCTCTGCTAGAAGAATAAGCTGTGCAATGTACTCATCCATTGTATTGCTGCATTTTGCATATATGTATACACTTAAGATTATGTATTCATACATATGATAATGTCAAATGTGAAAGAgagtgaaaaataatatttgcataattttttattctttttctattttaaatacatttttatgataaaaaatcattttttttatattattttatttttatcaattatttttaatataaaaaattaaaaattataaaaagatatataCAAAAATGATTTATATGATATTCTTTTATTCTTATAGTTCAATCTatctaaataaaatttaaaagataagtaaaataataagaataataaataaaagatactGGATGAAATAATAGATGTGAAGAGTTATAAGACTAACCAAAGTTCATCAGAAATGTTTGGGATTTCCTTAATGTTAGATTTGGGGCGATGCCAAATGAAGAAAGTGGTTTCCCAATCTTTATCAAAagttttttcttgtttctccaatGTTTTTACTAACTCAGACTTGTAGAACCCATCTTTCAAGTTTTTTTCATAGTATTCATTAACTAGTTTTTTCACCTTCTCCATCAAGCTAGCGTCAATGTCATGGTTTTCTATCTGCACacaacaaataataataatattgagAAAATTATTAGAAATAGCACAAATCTCTCGTTGTAATAAAATATAATGATTACCATGAAAAATCCCCACTTTTGACAAGCTTCATGCAATAGTGCCATTGTCTCACTCCTTTTGTCACCATTGAGAGTGCTGAAATCTATCACAGGAATAGTCatcttttttgtattttaaaatacCTTGATGTTTAGTTTTGTTTGGTTTGGTGGTTTTGATGTTTGtttgatgaggatgaagatTGGCTAGCAAGATGGGAGTATTTATATAGTGTTTAGAGAAGGTTTTTAACTTTTCGTAATTAAAGTAAGTCATTGATTAATAACTAAATCTTAATAGGTTTGGAGTCTATATGTAACAAAAGACTTCAATGAGTGAACATTTTGAAAGTGTGTCAGTGCCTTGAGAATGGAAACACAATTGATCTTATATataaatcattttttattttttcttcaagTCCAAGTTCATTTAATTTCACTGCTTACTTAGCAAGTTGAGCTACTCAAATTTTTaacgtttttttatttttacagaCACGATGTTTTTCTTGGTTTCTAAGTTTTAGATTTGGATCTTCAACTCCTCAAAAGAAGATTTAGAACACATTAAACCCTATTTCTTTTAACTCCagtgttgttattgttgttttgtaaatgaaaatatttttttaaaaaaatttcactcTAACTAAAAGTCATATCATAAATTACTAGGTTTTATTAGGGAGTTTCTGGCTAATTAGATAAAAGAAGAGTAATTGAAGTATATAGATGACAAAAACCAAAACTAGGTGCAGTGTGGCATGGAGAGAAAGTAAGAAAAGTTATATTCAAACAAAATTGTTAGAAAGAGAGTGCCAATCAATGGGCGGTTTTGGTTGGATGTTGTTGTAACCTGTTATGTCATATCAATATATCATGATAAatcataaatattattaatatctGAATCATGTCTCAACAGttatgtgaaaaaaaaatatcaatatgttattcatattaaattaaaattatctaaagaaataaatttaaaattcaatataattcatgtatttttaaaatattagatctaatttaatataaattattgtaattttaaacaaattttgtattgaattaaaataataattgtatttGATTTGAGACTAATTTATACTTAAACATCCATACATATCATCATAAGAGTTTAGGttacatatttttaaatatataagaatatataaaataaaacactttaaaaaaatattaaatttttagttatattgAAAGTACTCAGATACTCTATAAGTTTTTAACTTTATATTAATTCCTTAAAAAATTACTCtggttttaatttatttttttatttattttgtgttgaatagtgatatttataaaaattaaaaaaatttttttaaatatattcatacaaataataaagtattttaatttaaagac
The genomic region above belongs to Arachis stenosperma cultivar V10309 chromosome 5, arast.V10309.gnm1.PFL2, whole genome shotgun sequence and contains:
- the LOC130981254 gene encoding F-box protein AUF2-like, which gives rise to MDFLSKLKQKHHQSNNNLFELLPDDVILIIFNKVKDAKTLIRCFSVNKHLASLIPQTDVVSLSLIVPRSSNSHSLDRNHNNKGNFVKHVKSGVNYLATKLLQNCYVPTTAPTTSNKQEVPFSSDDTPCRRLRLFSHISYLRVEIHSDITDAGITRSSDEIFKWKARFSGRLKSWTLLCCSKKLRYFVGGGDWCLKSGALTQFKEREQRMNLSFRDAYSRYRLAREMATQFATLKKVKVNDAKREGILSMTEDDIGDMRDSWREEEEGEEAVYLLQMWYVPLLELPMAKCMWKDAMFIVIRPMDINSRLVDFGFDSDAREQRMFTEGIREIMKSPKADRRAWRWNSTPVDRQLQ
- the LOC130982842 gene encoding 1-aminocyclopropane-1-carboxylate oxidase 1, with the protein product MTIPVIDFSTLNGDKRSETMALLHEACQKWGFFMIENHDIDASLMEKVKKLVNEYYEKNLKDGFYKSELVKTLEKQEKTFDKDWETTFFIWHRPKSNIKEIPNISDELCNTMDEYIAQLILLAEKLSELMSENLGLEKTFIKKSFSSPNGIGPVMGTKVAKYPQCPNPKLVRGLREHTDAGGIILLLQDDKVGGLEFYKDGKWVEIPPSKNNAIFVNTGDQIEVLSNGLYKSVVHRVMPDKDGSRLSMASFYNPIGDAIIAPAPKLLYPSHYCYGDYLNLYGKTKFGEKGPRFEAIKNLGNGHAHTNNNIV